In Tursiops truncatus isolate mTurTru1 chromosome 19, mTurTru1.mat.Y, whole genome shotgun sequence, a genomic segment contains:
- the DYNLRB2 gene encoding dynein light chain roadblock-type 2, protein MAEVEETLKRIQSHKGVIGTMVVNAEGIPIRTTLDNSTTVQYAGLLHQLTMKAKSTVRDIDPQNDLTFLRIRSKKHEIMVAPDKEYLLIAIQNPCE, encoded by the exons ATG GCAGAGGTGGAGGAAACCCTCAAGAGGATCCAGAGCCACAAAGGGGTTATAGGAACGATGGTTGTAAATGCAGAAG GCATTCCCATCCGAACGACCTTGGACAACTCGACAACAGTTCAATATGCAGGTCTTCTTCATCAGCTGACCATGAAAGCCAAGAGCACAGTCCGTGACATTGATCCTCAGAACGACCTAACTTTTCTTAGAATCAGATCAAAGAAACATGAAATCATGGTAGCTCCAG ATAAGGAATATCTTCTGATTGCCATTCAGAATCCATGTGAATAG